A single window of Microbispora hainanensis DNA harbors:
- a CDS encoding DUF222 domain-containing protein codes for MAQELALTPLPDDVDMCLAEAEELLFARDRITSALADRVGRVHRAGQARQHGHASTRCWLRTRGGMTVGGAGRLLTLGAELPRLPVVREKFATGELAAGVVEAICAAVAGLTDEQATLAEPILVDLAGKAGAAEVAKAGRHLRAVLDPDGEERDEQADYGRRFLRVRPGKGGGVEGEFYLPREAGARLMALLQAYAKLRAQGDDRPLTVRQADALIALLEQKIVTELLVVVSAESLPTDPENTNPETTDPTADPATQDPADPATDPDATGSADDLSRADDTVSGALGDPGAADGTDDPDIPEEFNAAHAEAEAGAGAGAEAGAGSADDISDSAPHKADDNVSDAMSADDSTEAEAGVGAGSDAAADGATDAGARSAGDACATAVTGIDDVREAEADPATNYATTPATDSATDSAPGSADATAGLRNEEPCGCGAGERGAGERRPGECEPRDTANTASAEGDHTANADSPKGRETISTSSAKRHETAPAKGDRCDRGATQTGAPHAPRHASACPADDGGHSPTAHSDIAASDAAASDAQPSQAAPSEAASSEAASSEAAWPDPPPEDASTRHTHAGPRPAGDCRHGQDTPRTSQGASPGTAQGASPGAAPGASAGTMPGAFLGASLGASAGTMPGASLGSALGASASTLLGASLGGALGGPLGMVPPGLLLATGQVLPVSSVHRLARTSTLVRIVMNAEGQVLDMGRKVRLATPAQRRAIFARYATCWIDGCPLPATMCQIDHADNWSTGGLTDLKLLGPACQFHNRDRYQHPERYTRRNVGEDRWAFTYHRLGRARRLRE; via the coding sequence GTGGCCCAAGAGCTGGCGCTGACCCCGCTTCCCGACGACGTGGACATGTGCCTGGCCGAGGCGGAGGAGCTGCTGTTCGCCCGGGATCGGATCACCAGCGCCCTGGCCGACCGGGTAGGGCGGGTCCATCGTGCGGGGCAGGCCAGGCAGCATGGGCATGCCTCCACCCGCTGCTGGTTGCGCACCAGAGGGGGGATGACCGTGGGCGGAGCTGGCCGCTTGCTCACCCTCGGCGCGGAACTACCCCGCCTCCCCGTCGTGCGGGAGAAGTTCGCCACGGGTGAGCTGGCAGCGGGGGTGGTGGAGGCCATCTGCGCCGCCGTCGCCGGACTAACCGACGAGCAAGCCACCCTGGCGGAGCCGATCCTGGTGGACCTGGCCGGCAAAGCGGGGGCGGCGGAAGTCGCCAAAGCCGGCCGCCACCTGCGGGCGGTGCTCGACCCCGACGGCGAAGAACGCGACGAGCAAGCCGATTACGGGCGGCGGTTCCTGCGGGTCCGCCCGGGCAAGGGCGGCGGCGTGGAAGGAGAGTTCTACCTGCCGCGTGAGGCCGGCGCCCGGCTGATGGCCTTGTTGCAGGCGTACGCCAAGCTGAGGGCACAGGGTGATGACCGCCCGCTGACGGTACGCCAGGCGGACGCGCTGATCGCCCTGCTGGAGCAGAAGATCGTCACCGAGCTCCTCGTCGTGGTCAGCGCCGAATCCCTCCCCACCGACCCCGAAAACACCAACCCAGAAACCACCGACCCCACCGCCGACCCGGCCACCCAAGACCCCGCCGACCCGGCCACCGACCCCGACGCCACCGGAAGCGCCGACGACCTGAGCCGGGCCGATGACACCGTTTCCGGCGCGTTGGGCGACCCCGGCGCTGCGGACGGCACCGACGACCCCGACATCCCGGAGGAGTTCAACGCTGCCCATGCCGAGGCCGAGGCCGGGGCCGGGGCCGGGGCGGAAGCGGGTGCCGGGAGCGCTGACGACATTAGCGACTCTGCGCCTCACAAGGCCGACGACAATGTCTCCGACGCGATGAGCGCCGACGACTCCACCGAGGCCGAGGCAGGTGTTGGTGCGGGGAGCGACGCCGCTGCCGACGGAGCCACGGACGCCGGTGCCCGGAGCGCTGGCGACGCTTGCGCTACAGCGGTGACCGGCATCGATGACGTGCGCGAAGCCGAGGCCGACCCCGCCACCAATTACGCCACCACCCCTGCCACCGACTCTGCCACCGACTCCGCCCCTGGCTCCGCCGATGCCACGGCCGGACTTCGCAACGAGGAGCCTTGCGGTTGCGGAGCCGGTGAGCGCGGGGCCGGTGAGCGGCGGCCCGGCGAGTGCGAGCCCCGCGACACCGCGAACACCGCCTCTGCCGAGGGCGACCACACCGCGAACGCCGACTCCCCAAAGGGCCGCGAGACCATCAGCACCAGCTCTGCCAAGCGCCACGAGACCGCGCCCGCCAAGGGCGATCGCTGCGACCGCGGCGCGACTCAGACAGGAGCACCGCATGCCCCGCGGCACGCGTCAGCATGCCCAGCCGACGATGGCGGGCATTCCCCCACAGCCCATTCGGACATAGCGGCTTCGGACGCGGCGGCTTCGGACGCACAACCATCTCAGGCAGCACCCTCGGAGGCGGCATCTTCGGAGGCGGCATCTTCGGAGGCGGCGTGGCCGGATCCGCCGCCCGAGGACGCCTCCACACGTCACACCCACGCCGGGCCTCGGCCTGCGGGGGACTGCCGGCATGGCCAAGACACGCCGAGGACCTCGCAGGGAGCGTCACCGGGAACAGCGCAGGGTGCGTCACCCGGAGCAGCGCCAGGTGCGTCGGCAGGCACGATGCCCGGGGCGTTCTTGGGTGCGTCGCTGGGAGCGTCGGCGGGCACGATGCCCGGGGCGTCGCTGGGGTCGGCGCTGGGAGCGTCGGCAAGCACGCTGCTGGGGGCGTCTCTGGGAGGGGCGTTGGGAGGGCCGCTGGGGATGGTGCCGCCGGGGTTGTTGCTGGCGACCGGGCAGGTGCTGCCCGTCTCCAGCGTGCACCGCCTCGCCCGCACTTCCACTCTGGTGCGGATCGTCATGAACGCCGAGGGGCAGGTGCTCGACATGGGGCGCAAGGTCCGTCTGGCGACTCCTGCCCAGCGCCGGGCCATCTTCGCCCGGTACGCTACCTGCTGGATCGACGGCTGCCCGCTCCCGGCGACCATGTGCCAGATCGACCACGCCGACAACTGGAGCACCGGCGGCCTCACGGACCTGAAGCTGCTGGGCCCGGCCTGCCAGTTCCACAACCGCGACCGCTACCAGCACCCCGAGCGCTACACCCGCCGCAACGTAGGCGAAGACCGCTGGGCCTTCACCTACCACCGCCTCGGAAGAGCACGGCGGCTACGGGAATGA
- a CDS encoding nucleotidyltransferase domain-containing protein, with translation MDAETVCRIYEHLAERGVKVWIDGGWCVDALLGRQTRDHPDLDLAVDRRDEEDFAGHMRGLGYVKRRDGDDTAWNYVLTDGRGHSVDVHVFEYDEAGNHVYGIAYPYGSLTGQGTINGHTVDCVAPEWMFAFKTAYPPQEKDRRDVRALGETFGFEIPPAHR, from the coding sequence ATGGACGCCGAAACGGTCTGCCGCATCTACGAGCATCTCGCCGAGCGCGGGGTGAAGGTCTGGATCGACGGCGGCTGGTGCGTGGACGCCCTCCTGGGCAGGCAGACGAGAGATCACCCGGATCTCGACCTGGCCGTGGACCGCAGAGACGAAGAGGACTTCGCCGGGCACATGCGGGGCCTCGGCTATGTGAAGAGGCGCGACGGCGACGACACCGCGTGGAACTACGTCCTGACCGACGGCCGGGGCCACAGCGTCGACGTGCACGTCTTCGAATATGACGAAGCCGGAAACCACGTCTACGGGATCGCGTACCCCTACGGCTCGCTCACCGGACAGGGCACGATCAACGGCCATACCGTGGACTGCGTCGCTCCGGAGTGGATGTTCGCCTTCAAGACGGCATACCCACCGCAGGAAAAGGACCGCAGGGACGTTCGTGCGCTGGGGGAGACGTTCGGCTTCGAGATTCCCCCGGCTCATCGATGA
- a CDS encoding rhodanese-like domain-containing protein, protein MSAVTHTPAAEPAAAVAHFSARLTFETDVSDVRADLLSGEPAIVVVDSRSAESWRQGHIEGAVHLPTAEIAARAPALIPRDVTVVTYCWGPGCNGATRAALEFARLGYRVKEMIGGFEYWVREGFPVVGPSGVRTRPADPLTAPAGAACVC, encoded by the coding sequence ATGTCCGCCGTAACGCACACGCCCGCCGCCGAGCCGGCCGCCGCCGTCGCCCACTTCTCCGCCCGCCTGACCTTCGAGACCGACGTGTCCGACGTACGCGCCGACCTGCTCTCCGGGGAGCCGGCGATCGTGGTGGTCGACTCCCGCAGCGCGGAGAGCTGGCGGCAGGGCCACATCGAAGGGGCCGTCCACCTGCCCACGGCCGAGATCGCCGCCCGGGCGCCCGCGCTGATCCCCCGTGACGTGACCGTGGTCACCTACTGCTGGGGGCCGGGCTGCAACGGCGCCACCCGCGCGGCCCTGGAGTTCGCCCGGCTGGGCTACCGGGTCAAGGAGATGATCGGCGGCTTCGAATACTGGGTGCGTGAGGGCTTCCCGGTCGTCGGGCCCTCCGGAGTGCGCACCCGGCCGGCCGACCCGCTCACCGCCCCCGCGGGAGCCGCCTGCGTCTGCTGA
- the ftrA gene encoding transcriptional regulator FtrA, with amino-acid sequence MLPLPDRSRTVSVLAFDGMSPFELGCVVEVFGLPRPELDVPWYELAVCAERPGPLRAVGGFTIEAAHGLDVFAGARTVIVPGVPDVRAEISPALTDALRRAHDGGARVVSICSGAFALAAAGLLDGRAATTHWRYAALLQRRFPEVRVDPGVLYVDEGDVLTSAGSAAGLDLLVHLVRRDHGPSVANAVARRLVVTPHREGGQAQFVETPVAEVEAGDPVGRAMDWVLADLTRPVTVAALARVAGMSERGFIRHFGRRTGTSPLRWVIAQRIAASLPLLEATTAPIEEVAAAVGFESPVTFRHHFGRSMRTSPSAYRKAFRRQGIASENQTVLPPATRLVPQCSASWLTR; translated from the coding sequence ATGCTCCCGCTCCCCGACCGGAGCCGTACCGTGTCGGTGCTGGCCTTCGACGGCATGAGCCCCTTCGAGCTGGGCTGCGTCGTCGAGGTCTTCGGGCTGCCCCGCCCGGAGCTGGACGTCCCCTGGTATGAGCTGGCCGTGTGCGCGGAGAGGCCCGGCCCGCTGCGGGCGGTCGGCGGGTTCACGATCGAGGCGGCGCACGGGCTGGACGTCTTCGCCGGGGCGCGGACCGTGATCGTGCCCGGAGTCCCGGACGTGCGGGCGGAGATCTCCCCCGCCCTCACGGACGCCCTGCGCCGGGCGCACGACGGCGGGGCACGGGTCGTGTCGATCTGCTCGGGCGCGTTCGCGCTCGCCGCCGCCGGGCTGCTCGACGGGCGGGCCGCGACGACCCACTGGCGGTACGCCGCGCTGCTCCAGCGGCGTTTCCCCGAGGTCCGGGTGGATCCCGGAGTGCTGTACGTGGACGAGGGCGACGTGCTGACCAGCGCGGGCAGCGCGGCGGGCCTCGACCTGCTCGTCCATCTGGTGCGCCGTGACCACGGGCCGAGCGTGGCCAACGCGGTGGCCCGCAGGCTGGTGGTCACGCCGCACCGGGAGGGCGGGCAGGCGCAGTTCGTCGAGACGCCGGTCGCGGAGGTGGAGGCCGGTGATCCGGTGGGCAGGGCGATGGACTGGGTGCTGGCCGATCTCACCCGGCCGGTCACGGTCGCCGCGCTGGCCCGGGTCGCCGGGATGTCCGAGCGCGGCTTCATCCGGCACTTCGGCCGCCGCACCGGGACGAGCCCCCTGCGGTGGGTGATCGCGCAGCGGATCGCCGCCAGCCTGCCGCTCCTGGAGGCGACGACGGCTCCCATCGAGGAGGTGGCGGCCGCCGTCGGGTTCGAGAGCCCGGTGACGTTCCGCCACCATTTCGGCCGTTCGATGCGTACGTCGCCGTCGGCGTACCGGAAGGCGTTCCGGCGTCAGGGGATCGCCAGCGAGAACCAGACCGTCTTGCCTCCGGCGACCCGGCTGGTCCCCCAGTGCTCGGCGAGCTGGTTGACCAGGTAG